The following proteins come from a genomic window of Lolium rigidum isolate FL_2022 chromosome 5, APGP_CSIRO_Lrig_0.1, whole genome shotgun sequence:
- the LOC124655302 gene encoding probable cinnamyl alcohol dehydrogenase 8D: MSHHFQLRSSVLPLRFFPGGLGARLSCNEPKHLGNSSSVGVAVASPARTMQRHQAKATAKEVGVQETAQGSAALGWAARDASGVLSPFDFSRRAQKDDDVTIKVLYCGICHTDLYTIKNEWGTAMYPVVPGHEILGVVTSLGSGVTKFKAGETVGVGYFLGSCRSCECCGNGYENYCSGMVLTSNGIDREHGGEVTQGGFSDVIVANQDYVVRVPDGLPLAGAAPLLCAGVTVYSPMMRFGLNAPGKHLGVVGLGGLGHVAVKFGKAFGMKITVISTSPGKREEALERLGADEFLVSRDPEQMQAAFGTMDGILDTVSAWHPISPLFALMKPMGQMVFVGGPTKPLELPAYAIVPGGKGIAGNCVGGIRDCQAMLEFAGKHGITAVVEVIKMDYVNTALERLEKNDVRYRFVIDVAGSLGSTA; this comes from the exons ATGTCGCACCATTTTCAGCTGCGCAGCTCGGTTCTTCCCTTGCGATTCTTCCCCGGTGGACTCGGCGCCCGCTTGTCGTGCAATGAGCCCAAGCATCTTGGGAACAGCAGCAGCGTCGGAGTCGCTGTAGCATCGCCGGCAAGAACAATGCAACGGCACCAGGCGAAGGCGACGGCGAAGGAGGTGGGGGTGCAGGAGACGGCCCAAGGAAGCGCGGCGCTCGGGTGGGCGGCCAGGGACGCCTCCGGCGTCCTCTCCCCATTCGACTTCTCAAGAAG GGCTCAGAAAGACGACGATGTGACGATCAAGGTGCTCTACTGCGGCATCTGCCACACTGACCTCTACACTATCAAGAACGAGTGGGGAACCGCAATGTACCCCGTTGTTCCCGG GCACGAGATCCTCGGCGTCGTGACCAGCCTCGGCAGCGGCGTCACCAAGTTCAAGGCCGGCGAGACGGTGGGCGTGGGCTACTTCCTCGGGTCCTGCCGCTCCTGCGAGTGCTGCGGGAACGGGTACGAGAACTACTGCTCCGGCATGGTGCTCACCTCTAACGGCATCGACCGCGAGCACGGCGGCGAGGTCACCCAGGGCGGCTtctccgacgtcatcgtcgccaaCCAAGACTACGTGGTGCGCGTCCCGGACGGGCTGCCGCTGGCCGGGGCCGCGCCGCTGCTCTGCGCGGGCGTCACCGTGTACAGCCCGATGATGCGCTTTGGCCTCAACGCGCCGGGGAAGCACCTAGGCGTCGTCGGCCTGGGCGGCCTCGGCCACGTCGCCGTCAAGTTCGGCAAGGCGTTCGGCATGAAGATCACTGTCATCAGCACGTCCCCGGGCAAGCGTGAGGAGGCGCTGGAGCGGCTCGGCGCCGACGAGTTCCTGGTCAGCCGGGACCCCGAGCAGATGCAGGCGGCGTTCGGCACCATGGACGGCATCCTCGACACCGTGTCGGCGTGGCACCCGATTTCGCCGCTGTTCGCGCTGATGAAGCCGATGGGGCAGATGGTGTTCGTGGGCGGGCCAACCAAGCCGCTAGAGctgccggcgtacgccatcgtgcCGGGCGGGAAGGGCATCGCTGGGAACTGCGTCGGCGGCATCAGGGACTGCCAGGCCATGCTCGAGTTCGCAGGGAAGCACGGCATCACTGCCGTGGTGGAGGTCATCAAGATGGACTACGTTAACACAGCTCTCGAGcggctcgagaagaacgacgtccGCTACCGCTTCGTCATCGACGTGGCCGGCAGCCTCGGCTCAACCGCATAA